Genomic window (Aquabacterium sp. A3):
CAGTGCTTGTGACAGCTGTGGCTGCATAACCGCGAGAGCCAATGCCAGTGCCCCAGCGACGCCGATAACAGCCAACGGCCCAGAAATCTCTGGCCACTCGCGGTAGAGGCGCGCGTAAGTGGCACAAGCCAGGCCAATGCACAGCCAAATGACCACGCGTAAGCCGAACTGTGCAGACAACAACCCCTGGTGGCGCTGAAACCGGCGCGCTACCAGTTTTTGAAACCGTACGAAGTCAGCGTGAGTGAGCGAGAAGTGGATCATGTTGTTCTGCGGCCTAACTACCAAGGTAACCGGCGCCGGAGCCCGTGAGGGCGGAGGGCACAAGCAAGGGCCATGAGAATGCCGAAGGCATGGCCCTTGGTTGCGTCCGCGTTGACCTGACAGTTAGGCTGGGGCGCGGAGTGGAAGGTTTGTGTAGTACGGCTGCCTGCATTTTTGGTATTGAACTTCACGTATCAATCCGCGCTTTGACATTGCATAGAGGACTGTCTTGCGGCAGACCTACCAACCATAGACCATGAGCGATAGACCGGTGCAGATCATAAGACCAAACGTGACAAACCAGCTTAACCTAGCTCGGTCGCCAGCTCTAACGGTGCTGGCGTCATCTACGCCACTGTAACCACGTTCCAAAATGAAGGAGAGGGCTGCCCATTGGCTTTTGCCCCCACCGCTTCCTGAGATCAGCAGGCCGCTAATTGCTTCGAGCTGCCTGTCGCTAAGTGTGCCGCTTCTTTGCGCCTCACCTATGAAGCGCATAACCAAGTACCAAGAGATGGCGCCAGCTCCCGCGAATAGCCAGAAAAGACCCTGAGAAATCGAGATGTTCATGAGCAGAGTTGTATGTAGCAAGCTTGGACTAGATGCTCGTGCTTGTCGAATCTGCGGAGCCTAACTACCAAGGTAACCGGCGCCGGAGCCCGTCAGGGCGGAGGGCACAACCAAGGGCCATGAAAATGCCGAAGGCATGGCCCTTGGTTGCGTCCGCGTTGACCTGACAGTTAGGCTGTGGCGCGGAGTGGAAGGTCTTTAAGGTGAAATTTCTGAAACTTTGGATTCAGTTATGATCTTCACGCTTTGTTGCCATTTCACGCGTTTAGGAACAATCCGGATAATTTGATTTTTGGGTTTTTTGTGGTGACAAAATATTTGACTTGATGGAATAAACTTGATTTTCCATCCTCAAATGGAGATCCAAGCCTTTCGCTTAGTATGATGAGTTCCGTGCTTTTGGTGTTTTTTGAATTTTTGAATTGCACAAACAGTAGGTCCATCACTCCATTGGGCATTGAGTGCCAGGGGCGCCACTCCATGTGCTCGATCGCTGACAAAGGCACTGTAACTTTGCGGAACAGAGACCTAAAGTTTCTTATGATCAGGAGGCCCCTTTTAGGGTCGAGCTCAATAAACTGAAGAAGGAAAAATGCTGAGCCAAAAAAAGATGCGATCGGCGGAAAAATAATAAGGCCAAGTGCATTGAGATTATT
Coding sequences:
- a CDS encoding YcxB family protein, with protein sequence MIHFSLTHADFVRFQKLVARRFQRHQGLLSAQFGLRVVIWLCIGLACATYARLYREWPEISGPLAVIGVAGALALALAVMQPQLSQALLRKRALLPNGAFLSPQVMSFNSDGLRIETQRGTTETFWMSFLDWDADDTNYYLFIDAIQAVIVPRAALGEQLAQFEQFTRHIAQK